A single Elusimicrobiota bacterium DNA region contains:
- the cnrA gene encoding Nickel and cobalt resistance protein CnrA, with the protein MSSHEIMESVGVAIGGEEVGAIYEGLRRYPIVVRLNEAHRSNLSDLKNLPVGIAANSTIPLSSVADVHFEDAYGAISREQGKRRAAIMVNPRGRDTESFVQEARAEAEKAVKLPPGYFMEWGGNFKNLQQAKERLLFLTPVVMVLVLFIIYAAFRNALQTFLVFSCVPLALVGGVLGLMLNGLPFSISAGVGFVALSGIAVLNGVVLINCFNDLKKKGMSGIELIKTGTDMRIRPVLMTALVDVFGFLPMMLSHGVGAEVQRPLASVVIGGVISSTLLTLVVLPALISMLGKRIWK; encoded by the coding sequence TTGTCCAGTCACGAAATTATGGAATCGGTCGGCGTGGCGATTGGTGGAGAAGAGGTGGGTGCGATCTATGAGGGACTAAGGCGTTACCCGATTGTTGTGCGACTCAATGAAGCCCACCGCTCCAACTTGAGCGATCTAAAGAATCTACCGGTCGGAATCGCCGCGAATTCCACGATTCCGCTTTCCAGCGTAGCGGATGTTCATTTTGAGGACGCCTATGGAGCGATCTCGCGAGAACAAGGGAAACGGCGCGCCGCGATTATGGTCAACCCGCGCGGCCGAGACACGGAATCGTTCGTTCAAGAAGCGCGGGCCGAAGCCGAGAAAGCTGTGAAGCTACCTCCGGGGTATTTTATGGAGTGGGGCGGCAACTTTAAAAATCTGCAGCAGGCCAAAGAACGGCTCCTGTTTTTGACGCCCGTCGTCATGGTGCTTGTTCTGTTCATCATCTACGCCGCTTTCCGAAACGCGTTACAAACATTTTTGGTTTTTTCCTGCGTTCCGTTGGCGCTCGTAGGCGGGGTGTTGGGTCTTATGTTGAACGGCCTTCCATTCAGCATCTCCGCCGGAGTGGGATTTGTGGCGCTTTCGGGCATCGCGGTCCTAAACGGTGTTGTGCTCATCAATTGTTTCAACGACCTCAAGAAAAAAGGAATGAGCGGAATAGAACTCATTAAAACGGGAACGGATATGCGGATTCGGCCTGTTCTTATGACGGCGCTTGTCGATGTGTTCGGGTTCCTGCCCATGATGCTATCGCATGGCGTGGGCGCGGAAGTCCAGCGGCCATTGGCTTCGGTCGTGATCGGCGGGGTCATTTCGTCCACGCTTTTAACGCTGGTCGTTCTCCCAGCTCTTATTTCCATGCTTGGGAAAAGGATATGGAAATAA